A region of Methanobrevibacter wolinii SH DNA encodes the following proteins:
- a CDS encoding DUF169 domain-containing protein, with protein MAEYDISKNAEYASVIKEKLGLDSEVVAIKFFDDENEIPANIEKLAEPTRHCQMVKYAADGKAFYATKDEEACKGGSSAIGLEDAPKKVSSGEKYFELGRFKSIEESKELYEALPKLDVRHKGVIYCPLKDSEFEPDVIIYFAKPLAGMRTAQALVYNNAERFNPNFSGIQSVCGDVCAGPIINKKPNMSLGCDGSRKAAKVKPEELVVGINKEEIEPTVVALNKIL; from the coding sequence ATGGCAGAATATGATATTAGTAAAAATGCAGAATATGCATCAGTTATTAAAGAAAAATTAGGTTTAGATTCGGAAGTTGTTGCTATTAAATTCTTTGATGATGAAAATGAGATTCCAGCAAATATTGAAAAACTTGCTGAACCAACAAGACATTGTCAAATGGTTAAATATGCTGCAGATGGAAAAGCTTTCTATGCAACTAAAGATGAAGAAGCATGTAAAGGTGGATCTAGTGCAATTGGATTAGAAGATGCACCTAAAAAAGTTTCAAGTGGGGAAAAATACTTTGAACTTGGAAGATTCAAATCAATAGAAGAAAGTAAAGAATTGTATGAAGCTTTACCAAAACTTGATGTAAGACATAAAGGAGTTATTTATTGCCCTCTTAAAGATTCTGAATTTGAACCAGATGTAATTATATACTTTGCAAAACCATTAGCAGGTATGAGAACAGCACAAGCATTAGTATATAATAATGCAGAAAGATTTAATCCTAACTTCTCTGGTATTCAATCAGTATGTGGAGATGTATGTGCAGGACCTATTATTAATAAGAAACCTAATATGAGTTTAGGTTGTGATGGTTCTAGAAAAGCAGCAAAAGTTAAACCTGAAGAATTAGTTGTTGGTATTAATAAAGAAGAAATTGAACCAACAGTTGTTGCATTAAATAAAATTTTATAA
- a CDS encoding CTP synthase yields the protein MERINLTKYIIITGGVVSSIGKGITSASIGRLLRSYGVKVSAIKIDPYLNWDSGTLNPYQHGEVFVTYDGMETDLDLGHYERFLDVELPGMANITTGKVYKSVITKERRGDYLGACVQIIPHITDEIKRMIRSAASKKDYDVVLVELGGTVGDIESQPFLEALRQLRNEEGHENVMFVHVTYVPYLNAAKEFKTKPTQHSTKELRSTGIVPDMIVCRSESPIDEDLQKKISNFCDVDEKAVVNTPDASSIYEVPLVLDNNNVGEFIVNRLSLNIEPDSSKLDSWREVVKKLEIKSPKVTIGIVGKYVELEDAYISIRESLQHAAAHVGVNMDIEYINADVDHLDKDVLSQLDGILIPGGFGGRGFEGKLEAVDYAIDNEVPIFGICLGMQSMVTQFARRNGFEGANSTEFDKGNKFPVIDMMEKQKEIKQMGGTMRLGGYDCKLVKGTKTYDAYSKFSDYFKGEDLIEERHRHRFEFNNDYRAILQEKGLVLSGISPDDFLVEIIELPNHPWFIGCQFHPEFKSRPNRPHPLFTSFVDAAYKYSKE from the coding sequence TTGGAGAGGATTAATCTGACAAAATATATTATTATCACTGGAGGAGTAGTAAGTTCAATTGGAAAAGGAATAACTTCTGCTTCAATTGGTAGATTACTTAGATCTTATGGAGTTAAAGTATCTGCTATAAAAATAGATCCATATCTTAATTGGGATTCTGGAACTTTAAATCCATATCAACACGGTGAAGTATTTGTAACATATGATGGTATGGAAACTGATTTAGATTTAGGACATTATGAAAGATTTTTAGATGTTGAACTTCCAGGTATGGCAAATATTACTACTGGTAAAGTTTATAAATCAGTTATTACTAAAGAAAGAAGAGGAGATTATTTAGGTGCATGTGTACAAATTATTCCACATATTACTGATGAAATTAAAAGAATGATTCGTTCTGCAGCTAGTAAAAAAGATTATGATGTTGTTCTTGTAGAACTTGGTGGTACAGTTGGAGATATTGAATCTCAACCATTTTTAGAAGCTTTAAGACAATTAAGAAATGAAGAAGGTCATGAAAATGTTATGTTTGTACATGTAACTTATGTACCTTATCTTAATGCAGCTAAAGAATTTAAAACAAAACCAACTCAACATTCTACAAAAGAATTAAGAAGTACTGGTATTGTACCTGATATGATTGTATGTAGATCAGAATCACCAATTGATGAAGATCTTCAGAAAAAAATCTCTAATTTCTGTGATGTAGATGAAAAAGCAGTAGTTAATACTCCTGATGCTAGTAGTATCTATGAAGTTCCACTTGTACTTGATAATAATAATGTTGGAGAATTTATTGTAAATAGATTAAGTCTTAATATAGAACCTGATTCTTCAAAACTTGATTCATGGAGAGAAGTTGTTAAAAAACTTGAAATTAAATCCCCAAAAGTAACAATAGGTATTGTTGGTAAATATGTTGAACTTGAAGATGCATACATAAGTATTCGCGAATCATTACAACATGCTGCAGCACATGTTGGAGTTAATATGGATATTGAATATATTAATGCAGATGTTGATCATCTTGATAAGGACGTACTTTCACAACTTGATGGTATATTAATTCCAGGAGGATTTGGTGGTCGTGGATTTGAAGGTAAACTTGAAGCTGTAGATTATGCAATTGATAATGAAGTACCTATATTTGGTATATGTTTAGGTATGCAATCCATGGTTACCCAATTTGCAAGACGTAATGGATTTGAAGGTGCTAACAGTACTGAATTTGATAAAGGTAATAAGTTCCCTGTAATTGATATGATGGAAAAACAAAAAGAAATTAAACAAATGGGTGGAACTATGCGTCTTGGAGGATATGATTGTAAATTAGTCAAAGGTACTAAAACTTATGATGCATATTCAAAATTCAGTGATTACTTCAAAGGTGAAGATTTAATTGAAGAACGTCATAGACATAGATTTGAATTTAACAATGATTATAGGGCTATTTTACAAGAAAAAGGTTTAGTTTTATCTGGTATTTCACCTGATGACTTTTTAGTTGAAATTATTGAACTTCCAAATCATCCATGGTTTATTGGTTGTCAATTCCATCCAGAATTTAAATCCAGACCAAATAGACCACATCCACTCTTTACTTCATTTGTTGATGCTGCATATAAATACTCAAAAGAATAA
- a CDS encoding prepilin peptidase: MDLFIIPVIVVLIATIIASYTDIQYNIISNKLNLILIILGIVLSLFFTIFYRNPYFISSSLISGISIFIISYILWILGLWAGGDVKLLTGIAFMIPSNYYKLSNFWPFTLDLIINSLLIAFPFIFIYISIFKLRSNNDNLFNKIKYEILSFNIFNSTNRFSTYLVPINNLKKGMILDKTNFNSKEAYDFILNNLDDLNNLYLKKFNEEYIIKSQSSAGLNYKDIKLLKELKNKDLIKPNVFIKIGIPFAPIICIGYIITLFYGNLIISII; the protein is encoded by the coding sequence ATGGATTTATTCATTATTCCAGTAATTGTAGTTTTAATTGCTACTATTATTGCTTCATATACAGATATACAATATAATATTATTAGTAATAAACTAAATTTAATTCTAATTATATTAGGTATAGTTCTCAGTTTATTTTTTACAATATTTTATAGAAATCCATATTTTATAAGTTCCTCATTAATATCAGGTATATCAATATTCATAATATCATATATTTTATGGATATTAGGTTTATGGGCAGGTGGTGATGTTAAACTACTTACTGGTATAGCATTTATGATTCCATCAAATTATTATAAATTATCAAATTTTTGGCCATTTACACTAGATTTAATAATAAATAGCCTTTTAATTGCTTTTCCTTTTATTTTTATATATATTTCAATTTTTAAATTAAGATCTAATAATGATAATTTATTTAATAAAATAAAATATGAAATATTAAGTTTTAATATATTTAATTCAACAAATAGATTTTCAACTTACCTTGTTCCAATAAATAATTTAAAAAAAGGTATGATTTTAGATAAAACTAATTTTAATAGTAAAGAAGCATATGATTTTATTTTAAATAATTTAGATGATTTAAATAATTTATACCTAAAAAAATTTAATGAAGAATACATTATCAAATCTCAAAGTTCTGCAGGTTTAAATTATAAAGATATTAAACTCTTAAAAGAACTTAAAAATAAAGATTTAATTAAACCTAATGTTTTTATAAAAATTGGAATTCCATTTGCTCCAATAATATGTATTGGATATATTATAACCTTATTTTATGGTAATTTAATAATTAGCATAATTTGA
- a CDS encoding Coenzyme F420 hydrogenase/dehydrogenase, beta subunit C-terminal domain produces the protein MSDIKTAMVGTPCQILAATKINKYSDITGGSPIDLKIGLFCMENYSYKYLKEFLKENNIEMYDVKEFRIEKGRFIVYKNDGTTFSIPVAETKIFSRKNCNICTDYTADLSDISVGSVGSPKGYSTIIVRSKKGKKIIEDCVKKGLFTTEPISDKGLKLLERIANKKIKSNLENIHTRESVGRQVLSQRHLSDEISREESKNCQFSNLEADVISVGGCVLCGACEYVCPEKIIEINDRKPQVYGECRKDCHACYFACPRTYISTDILPEDIDEKPVGEYIEIFSAKSDTVTGQDGGIVSSILIHLLEENIVDEVFLVGQDENEPWKPRSFVSDKIEDVIHAAGTKYSTVPIGFKALTEKKE, from the coding sequence ATGAGTGATATTAAAACTGCAATGGTTGGAACTCCATGTCAAATTTTAGCTGCTACTAAAATTAATAAATATTCAGATATAACTGGAGGATCACCAATAGATTTAAAAATTGGATTATTTTGTATGGAAAATTATTCATATAAATATCTTAAAGAATTTTTAAAAGAAAACAATATAGAAATGTATGATGTAAAAGAATTCCGTATTGAAAAAGGTAGATTCATAGTTTATAAAAATGATGGTACTACTTTTTCAATTCCAGTTGCTGAAACTAAAATATTCAGTCGTAAAAATTGTAATATATGTACCGATTATACTGCAGATTTATCTGATATATCTGTAGGATCTGTTGGTTCACCAAAAGGTTACTCCACAATTATTGTTAGGTCTAAAAAAGGTAAAAAAATCATTGAAGATTGTGTTAAAAAAGGACTTTTTACAACAGAACCAATTAGTGACAAAGGACTTAAACTTTTAGAAAGAATTGCAAATAAAAAAATTAAATCTAATCTTGAAAACATTCATACTAGAGAATCTGTTGGAAGACAAGTTTTATCACAAAGACATTTAAGTGATGAAATCTCAAGAGAAGAATCCAAAAACTGTCAATTTAGTAATCTTGAAGCAGATGTTATTAGTGTTGGTGGATGTGTACTTTGTGGTGCATGTGAATATGTATGTCCTGAAAAAATAATTGAAATTAATGATAGAAAACCACAAGTATATGGTGAATGTAGAAAAGATTGTCATGCATGTTACTTCGCTTGTCCTAGGACATATATAAGTACTGATATTTTACCTGAGGATATTGATGAAAAACCAGTTGGAGAATATATTGAAATCTTCTCTGCAAAATCAGATACTGTAACAGGTCAAGACGGTGGAATAGTTAGTAGTATTTTAATACATTTACTTGAAGAGAATATTGTTGATGAAGTATTCCTTGTAGGTCAAGATGAGAACGAACCATGGAAACCTAGATCTTTTGTTTCAGATAAAATCGAAGATGTAATTCATGCTGCTGGAACTAAATATAGTACTGTACCTATTGGATTCAAAGCATTAACTGAGAAAAAAGAATAA
- a CDS encoding M42 family metallopeptidase, with translation MSDKKESESKADKYFNMDLMKELCVTNGISGYEDNIAAIFERELKDVADTIERDNMGNIICTKKGKKGKPTVMLAAHMDEIGLMVRYIDDDGFLRFTKIGGINDQMLQNQTVTIHTADGDVTGVIGSKPPHITTAEERKKVVPFDKMFIDIGAKDKEEAETMVSVGDPITINTIFAEYPHNCFMGKAIDNRAGCYVVMEVLKRVKTDATVYGVGTVQEEVGLKGARTSAFKLNPDWAFALDTTLSGDHPGVKPDEAPGKMGEGPVIVLIDAGGRGIITPKKVRDLLINTGDKYDIPYQLEVGDGGTTDGSVIHLTREGIPTGVFSVPTRYIHTPCSVASAEDIENTIELIVKAIESL, from the coding sequence ATGAGTGATAAAAAAGAATCAGAATCCAAAGCTGATAAATATTTCAACATGGATTTAATGAAAGAATTATGTGTAACTAATGGTATCTCTGGTTATGAAGATAATATTGCAGCTATATTTGAAAGAGAATTAAAAGATGTTGCAGATACAATTGAAAGAGATAATATGGGAAATATTATCTGTACTAAAAAAGGTAAAAAAGGTAAACCAACAGTAATGTTAGCAGCACATATGGATGAAATTGGATTAATGGTTCGTTACATTGATGATGATGGATTCTTAAGATTTACTAAAATTGGAGGAATTAATGATCAAATGTTACAAAACCAAACTGTTACTATTCACACAGCTGATGGTGATGTAACTGGTGTAATTGGTTCTAAACCACCTCATATTACAACTGCAGAAGAAAGGAAAAAAGTAGTACCATTTGATAAAATGTTTATTGATATTGGTGCTAAAGATAAAGAAGAAGCTGAAACTATGGTTTCAGTTGGAGATCCTATTACTATTAATACAATCTTTGCTGAATATCCACATAATTGTTTTATGGGAAAAGCAATTGATAACCGTGCAGGTTGTTATGTAGTTATGGAAGTACTTAAAAGAGTTAAAACAGATGCTACTGTTTATGGTGTAGGTACTGTTCAAGAAGAAGTAGGTCTTAAAGGTGCTAGAACTTCTGCATTTAAATTAAACCCAGATTGGGCATTTGCTTTAGATACTACATTATCTGGAGATCACCCTGGTGTAAAACCTGATGAAGCTCCTGGAAAAATGGGTGAAGGACCTGTTATAGTATTAATTGATGCAGGTGGAAGAGGAATTATCACTCCTAAAAAAGTAAGAGATTTACTTATTAATACTGGTGATAAATATGATATTCCATACCAACTTGAAGTTGGTGATGGAGGAACTACTGATGGTAGTGTAATACATCTTACAAGAGAAGGTATTCCAACTGGAGTATTTTCAGTTCCTACTAGATATATTCATACACCTTGCAGTGTTGCAAGTGCTGAAGATATTGAAAACACTATTGAATTAATAGTTAAAGCTATTGAATCATTATAA